The proteins below are encoded in one region of Coturnix japonica isolate 7356 chromosome 10, Coturnix japonica 2.1, whole genome shotgun sequence:
- the LOC107318439 gene encoding olfactory receptor 10AG1-like — translation MLVLFYAQKMPQRNILNNHTTGPGFLLGFSDPPGMQGVCFTILLLIYASVIIGNSLIVLVTVLDLSLHSPMYFFLRNLSFLEICYTSATLPKMLVCFLTGDVWISFLGCAAQLYFLFFLGSTECLLLAAMAYDRYVAICDPLRYSLVMNGWFCVRLVVGSWMVVIPMQVGQTYQVFTLPFCASHRLHHFFCDVPPLLELACADTFWSRVTLNTIILLFAIFPFFMIVVSYVRIIGTVLKMHSAPGRHKAFSTCSSHLIVLTLFYGSAMVVYCKHHSIDSADTDKYLALFYTILTPMFNPVIYGMRNRELRIALRKLLWRK, via the coding sequence ATGTTGGTGTTGTTTTATGCACAGAAAATGCCTCAAAGAAATATCCTGAACAATCACACCACTGGACCTGGATTTCTTCTGGGGTTTTCTGATCCCCCTGGGATGCAAGGTGTGTGCTTCACCATCTTGCTGCTCATTTATGCTTCAGTTATCATTGGGAACAGCCTGATTGTGCTGGTTACAGTGCTGGACTTGAGCCTTCACAGCCCTATGTATTTCTTCCTGAGAAACTTGTCTTTCTTGGAGATCTGCTACACATCAGCCACTCTCCCCAAAATGCTGGTGTGTTTCCTGACGGGAGATGTCTGGATCTCCTTccttggctgtgctgcccagctttatttcttgttttttctggGAAGCACTGAGTGCCTATTGCTGGCCGCCATGGCCTACGACCGCTATGTGGCCATATGTGACCCCCTGCGCTACAGCCTGGTGATGAATGGTTGGTTCTGTGTCAGACTGGTGGTCGGCTCATGGATGGTTGTCATACCAATGCAAGTGGGCCAGACCTACCAAGTGTTCACCTTGCCCTTCTGTGCATCCCATCGCCTCCATCATTTTTTCTGCGATGTTCCCCCTCTGTTGGAACTGGCCTGTGCAGATACTTTCTGGAGCCGTGTGACCCTGAACACTATCATCCTGCTTTTTgccatctttccttttttcatgaTCGTTGTTTCCTACGTTAGAATTATTGGGACGGTTCTGAAGATGCATTCTGCTCCAGGTAGACACAAAGCCTTTTCTACCTGCTCCTCTCACCTGATAGTGCTGACTCTCTTTTATGGCTCAGCCATGGTTGTGTACTGCAAACACCACTCAATCGACTCTGCAGACACTGACAAATACCTTGCCCTGTTTTACACAATTCTGACCCCCATGTTTAACCCTGTCATCTATGGTATGAGGAATAGGGAATTGAGGATTGCCCTGAGAAAACTCCTATGGCGAAAGTGA